The genomic region ACGCTCATCACGGTACTCAGTAGCTTGCTTGCGATACTGTGCAGCGAGCACCACTGCCAATATAGCAAAGGCTACGACCACCAACAAGGTCATACTCAAAAAGATGCGTAACCGGAGTGAGCTTTTCTTGAACATATCACTTTATTGCCACTACAAAAGCCGCTGGGTAAAGTCTCTTAATAGTGGGAAGGTTCTTCTCCGCTTCTAAACGTGTGCGGAAGCTCCCTACACGCACCTTGTAGTTAGGTGTCTCAAACGATAGACTCGCGGGATATTGCTTGAGTTTGCTCTTAACATCGAGGATAGCCTTATTTGCCTCCGTAATATTGCCATTGTAGATCTGCACTTGGTAAGCACTTTCATTGCGAGCCACTTCCTTCTTGAGCTCCATTGCCTCTGCAATATTTGCCCCTTGGTTATACGTCACCTGCGAATAGCCTACCGCAGCAAAAAAGAGGAGTAGTATACCTGTTATCAATCCTTTCTGTGTCATTATTTCTGTATTTCTTGTTTTATTAATGAATTGTTTTATGCAATCGCCAATACATCTTATTAATC from Capnocytophaga haemolytica harbors:
- a CDS encoding SPOR domain-containing protein, which translates into the protein MTQKGLITGILLLFFAAVGYSQVTYNQGANIAEAMELKKEVARNESAYQVQIYNGNITEANKAILDVKSKLKQYPASLSFETPNYKVRVGSFRTRLEAEKNLPTIKRLYPAAFVVAIK